The sequence below is a genomic window from Methylotuvimicrobium alcaliphilum 20Z.
TGCGATGGGACAAATGCGCAAAAACGGTGAGGAATTGTTCGCGATTTATCACTCTCACCCGACAGCGCCGGCATTTCCTTCAAAAATCGATTTGGAAATGGCAAGCTATCCTGAAGCACTCAATTTAATCATTTCGCTGAACACGAAAGGCGTACTGGAAATGCGAGGCTTCCGGATCGCCGAACAAAAAGCAACGGAAGTCCCGTTGATTTTGGGCTAACACTTGGTTTTGACGCAAAAGAATCGTTCCTCAGTCATCGCTACCAAGGCGTACGCCTTCATAAATATCGCCGATATCGACAACACAATCGATCGATGCAAAAAAGAAGGCCTGGCCTTGCTGAAACAGTTGCAAATCCCATTGCTCAACGCGCCGGTAGCATTCGACACGCTGCGTATCCTGAGCGATCAACACATACTCGTCGAGACTGGTTAATTTCCGGTAGTGATGAAATTTCTCTGCGCGATCGTAACGCTCGGTTGCGTCGGAGAGTATTTCGACGATCAATTTCGGCTGAGTATTAAATTGCTCATGAGTATCGTCAGCCGAACAGGTAACATGCAGATCGGGATAGAAAAAATTATCGTCCGTTTCGGTTTGCACCCGGACCTTCATTTCGTCTGAATGGACTCGGCAAAGCGAACCTCGCAGATGTGCATGCACATGAGCGATCAGGTTCATTGCGATCGTATCATTCGCACGCTTAGGAGTCACTGCCATTAAGTTAAGGACTTTTCCGTTCGCCCTGAGCTTGTCGAAGGGTGAACGGAAAAGTCCGAGTCGATAAATTAAGCCGTCCATGGTTCGACAGGCTCACCACGAACGGCTTAACTTAATGGCATTGACGCTTAGGAGTTGGTAGTAAATAACTTCCCTATTTTATGGAGGGTTCGGTTGCTCGATTGGCAGGTGTCGGCGGCAGGGAAAGCCGCCGTCAAGCCTACATGGACGTATTCACGGCGTCCTGTCAAGCGAGTTACCGAACTCTCAACAAAGCGCATAATTCCAGGACGTTATCTATCACGAAATCCTTAACGCCGACCATCGCATAAACTTCACCTCCGACATACTCATGCTTGACGTCACTGAGTAATTCGCTTTGCAAATAATCCTCGACGCTGATTTTCGGCTTTTCTGTAAATACCATATAAACCGCGCCTATTTCGTTGGATGGGCCGGAATTCCGCCCATCCATAGACCTTACCTTTTCAACTTAGTTTTCAAAATCTTATTGACCTCGGCCGGATTCGCCTTACCCTGCATTTCCTTCATGACTTGGCCGACAAAAAAGCCGAAGACTTTATCCTTACCGCCGAGGTATTGTTCGACTTGCCCTGGATTGTCGGCGATGATTTTATCGATGATCGCCTCGATCGCGCCGGTATCGGTAATTTGCTTTAAGCCTTGGCTTTCGATGATTTGATCGGCCGTTTCTTGGCCTTGCCACATCGCCTCGAAGACTTGTTTTGCGATTTTGCCCGAAATCGTGTCATCGGCGATACGTTTCAACAAGCCCGCCAAACGCTCGGCATCGACAGGACATTGACCGACTTCCAACCCGGCCTTGTTCAGAGCGCCGAGCACGTCGCCGGTTACCCAATTTGTACATATCTTCGCTTCGCCGCCGGACGCTTCGACCAATGCTTCGTAATAATCGGCCAATTGCCTCGACGAAGTCAGCGTAGCCGCACTCTCATCGTCCTGACCGTATTGCTCGATAAAACGCCGTTTCTTCGCATCGGGCAATTCCGGTAAAGTGGCGCGCACTTCGTCTTTGAAGGCTTCGGTAATCTCGACCGGCAATAAATCGGGGTCGGGAAAATAACGATAGTCGTTCGCCTCTTCTTTGCCTCGCATCGAGCGGGTTTCATCTTTGTTTGCATCGTAAAGCCGCGTTTCCTGAACGACCCTGCCGCCGCTTTCGATCAGATCGATCTGGCGTTCGATTTCGTGATTAATCGCTTTTTCAACGAAGCGGAACGAGTTGATGTTTTTGATCTCGGCGCGCGTGCCGAATTCCGCTTGGCCTCTCGGACGCACCGAAACGTTTGCATCGCAACGGAACGAGCCTTCTTGCATGTTGCCGTCGCAGATTTCCAGATAGCGCACCAGTTCGTGCAGCTTGCGCATATAGGCGACCGCTTCTTTCGCCGAACGCAGGTCGGGTTCCGAAACGATTTCCAGCAATGGCGTGCCGGCACGATTCAAATCGATGCCGGTTAGGCCGTGAAAATCCTCATGCAAGGATTTACCAGCATCTTCCTCCAAATGCGCGCGCGTCACGCCGATGCGTTTCGTTACGCCATCGAGGTCGATATCCAGGTGCCCATTGCCGACGATCGGCAACTCGAACTGACTGATCTGATAACCTTTCGGCAGGTCCGGATAAAAATAATTTTTGCGCGCGAAGACCGAGTAAGGCGCGATTTCCGCCTCGATCGCGAGACCGAATTTGACGGCCATGCGCACGGCCTCTTGATTCAACACCGGTAACACGCCGGGCAAGCCTAAATCGACCGCGCAAGCCTGTGTGTTCGGTTCGGCGCCGTAGGCTATCGATGCGCCTGAAAAAATTTTGGATTTTGTCGCGAGTTGTGCATGAATTTCCAACCCGATGACGACTTCCCATTGTGAATTCATTGCTAGTTCCTTATTGATTTATTCGGCAAAAACTTCGGCCAAATCGATTTTTAGTTCGGGCAAAAGATAGGGCTGCGCCGTTTCGTCGCCTGCATAGAGAGCGTGGAGCCGATAGGCTTCGCCATCCCGGTCCAACACGAATTGCTGCACGGCGCGTTCATACGGAAACACCAACCAGTATTCACCGACGCCGCTTTCCTGATACAGATCGTATTTGAAGCGAAGTTCCTTCTTATTATTACCCGGAGAAAGCACTTCGATGATCCAGTCGGGCGCGCCGTCGCAGCCTTGCTCGGTTAATTTGTTTTTATCGCAAATCACGCACAAATCGGGCTGTACAACACTGAAAACTTCGCGGTCGCTCAATTTCGATTTGCGGCGATCGTAAAGCTTGACGTCGAACGGGGCCGAAAAGACTTCGCAGCGTTTATCTGCCATATAATTAACGATCGGCTTGAAAAGATTGCGAGAAATCCGCTGATGCTTGACATTCGGCGACGGCGACATCGTAAAGATCTTGCCCTTGATCAACTCGACCGTTTGATCCAAACGCCACGTCAAATAATCGGCGTAGCTGTAACTCCCGTTCATATCCAATTGCGACAATTCGGTAACCTTGGCCATATCCAACCTCTTATTCGAACCCTTTCGGCACCTGTTTGTGCCAGTCAGTATTCATCTGATAACGATGGGCTACATTCAACAACCGGTCCTCGGCAAAATAATTCCCGATGATTTGCAAACCGACCGGTTTATTGTCAACGAAACCGGCCGGAATCGACATGGCCGGAAGACCTGCCAGATTGACCGCGATTGTATAAATATCGGACAAATACATTTGAATCGGGTCACCGGTTTTTTCGCCGAGACCGAACGCCACCGTCGGCGATACAGGGCCCATCAGCACATCAACCTCGGCCAATGCGCTTTTGAAATCATCAGTGATCAAACGCCTGACTTTTTGAGCTTTTAAATAATAGGCATCGTAATAACCGGCCGACAAGGCATAGGTTCCGATCAAGATACGGCGCTTAACTTCCTTGCCGAATGCTTCGCCGCGCGAGCGCGTATACAAATCGGCCAAATCGGCCGGATTGTCGCAACGGTAGCCGAAACGAACGCCGTCGAAACGAGATAAATTTGCCGAACATTCAGCTGGCGCGATCACATAATAAGCCGGAATCGCATGTTTCAGATTCGGCATCGAGACTTCTTTAACCTCGGCACCCAATTTGCGATATTCATTGACGGCTGTTTCGATGACTGCTGCGATTTCGCCGCCCAACCCTTCGCCGAAAAATTCTTTCGGCAGACCGATTTTCAAACCGCTTAACGGCTGATTCAGTCCGGCCGAATAATCAGGGACTGGCATATCGACGCTAGTCGAATCCTTCTCGTCGAAACCGGCCATCGCTTGCAACATGATAGCCGCATCCTCGGCAGTACGCGTCATCGGACCGCCTTGATCGAGGCTTGAGGCATAGGCAATCATGCCATATCGGGAAACGCGCCCGTAAGTCGGCTTCAATCCGGTAATACCGCAGAAAGCCGCCGGTTGACGTATCGAACCGCCGGTATCCGAACCTGTCGCGCCTGCCGTGAGTCCTGCGGCAACCGCCGCGGCCGACCCGCCCGAAGAACCGCCCGGAACGCACGAAACATTCCAAGGGTTTTGTACCGAACCATAAAAACTGGTTTCGTTCGACGAGCCCATTGCAAATTCGTCCATATTCGATTTACCGAGCATCACTGCGCCGGCTGCATTGAGTTTTTCGACGACAGTTGCATTGTACGGCGAGATGAAATTATCGAGCATCTTCGAACCGCAAGACGTTTTAACGCCATCGGTGCAGAAGATATCTTTTTGCGCCACCGGTATTCCGGTTAATAAATCGGCCGTTCCTGCCGCTAACCGTTTATCCGCGGCTTCTGCTTGGGCAAGCGCCTGCTCGGTCGTCACGGTAACGTATGCATTGAGAGCCGAGAACTGCCGAATCCGCTCTAAATAGTCTTGCGTCAACTCCACGCTGGAAAATTCGCCGGAACGCAAGCCTCTAGCTAGTTCGGCGATGGTTTTATTATTCATAGCCTTTCCCCATCCTTCATTCGATCACCTTAGGGACTAAATACAATCCCGCTTCGACTTGAGGCGCAATCGCTTGAAATTTTTCTCTCATATTCGTTTCGGTTACCCGATCCGGTCTCAACCTCTGGCCTTGCTCCATCGGATGCGCCATGGGAGCAACTCCCTCGGTATTTAATTGGCTCATTTGCGTAACCAAATCGAGTATCCCCGATAAATCATGCGCATAAGTGTCGACATCTTGAGTATCGACGCCCAACCTTGCTAAATGCGCGATTTTATTTACATCGTCAGTCGTTAAAGACATTTTACAACTCCATTAATCATCAATCCGAAAACATGACTATTCGCAACTCAAAATCCGAGCGTTTCATAATTTTTTGGGTAACTATTCAGCATGAGCTTGCTATTTGGTGCCGAGCATTGATTGCTAAGAATTCGGTCATAAATAACTTCCACATTTTTAATGCGAAGTAAGCAAGTTCGGTTGCTCGATTGACAGGTGTCGGCGGCAGGGCAGATTTTTGCTCCTGCAAAATCTGCATTCACACCATCCAT
It includes:
- the gatC gene encoding Asp-tRNA(Asn)/Glu-tRNA(Gln) amidotransferase subunit GatC codes for the protein MSLTTDDVNKIAHLARLGVDTQDVDTYAHDLSGILDLVTQMSQLNTEGVAPMAHPMEQGQRLRPDRVTETNMREKFQAIAPQVEAGLYLVPKVIE
- the gatA gene encoding Asp-tRNA(Asn)/Glu-tRNA(Gln) amidotransferase subunit GatA — protein: MNNKTIAELARGLRSGEFSSVELTQDYLERIRQFSALNAYVTVTTEQALAQAEAADKRLAAGTADLLTGIPVAQKDIFCTDGVKTSCGSKMLDNFISPYNATVVEKLNAAGAVMLGKSNMDEFAMGSSNETSFYGSVQNPWNVSCVPGGSSGGSAAAVAAGLTAGATGSDTGGSIRQPAAFCGITGLKPTYGRVSRYGMIAYASSLDQGGPMTRTAEDAAIMLQAMAGFDEKDSTSVDMPVPDYSAGLNQPLSGLKIGLPKEFFGEGLGGEIAAVIETAVNEYRKLGAEVKEVSMPNLKHAIPAYYVIAPAECSANLSRFDGVRFGYRCDNPADLADLYTRSRGEAFGKEVKRRILIGTYALSAGYYDAYYLKAQKVRRLITDDFKSALAEVDVLMGPVSPTVAFGLGEKTGDPIQMYLSDIYTIAVNLAGLPAMSIPAGFVDNKPVGLQIIGNYFAEDRLLNVAHRYQMNTDWHKQVPKGFE
- a CDS encoding M67 family metallopeptidase; this translates as MQISEIHIPRKITNQLLHLAQLSPETEVCGLIGSLNGIPNHCYPVDNSADHPENRFLLDPKQQIAAMGQMRKNGEELFAIYHSHPTAPAFPSKIDLEMASYPEALNLIISLNTKGVLEMRGFRIAEQKATEVPLILG
- a CDS encoding Uma2 family endonuclease, producing MDGLIYRLGLFRSPFDKLRANGKVLNLMAVTPKRANDTIAMNLIAHVHAHLRGSLCRVHSDEMKVRVQTETDDNFFYPDLHVTCSADDTHEQFNTQPKLIVEILSDATERYDRAEKFHHYRKLTSLDEYVLIAQDTQRVECYRRVEQWDLQLFQQGQAFFFASIDCVVDIGDIYEGVRLGSDD
- a CDS encoding Uma2 family endonuclease; the protein is MAKVTELSQLDMNGSYSYADYLTWRLDQTVELIKGKIFTMSPSPNVKHQRISRNLFKPIVNYMADKRCEVFSAPFDVKLYDRRKSKLSDREVFSVVQPDLCVICDKNKLTEQGCDGAPDWIIEVLSPGNNKKELRFKYDLYQESGVGEYWLVFPYERAVQQFVLDRDGEAYRLHALYAGDETAQPYLLPELKIDLAEVFAE
- a CDS encoding Uma2 family endonuclease; protein product: MVFTEKPKISVEDYLQSELLSDVKHEYVGGEVYAMVGVKDFVIDNVLELCALLRVR
- the gatB gene encoding Asp-tRNA(Asn)/Glu-tRNA(Gln) amidotransferase subunit GatB, yielding MNSQWEVVIGLEIHAQLATKSKIFSGASIAYGAEPNTQACAVDLGLPGVLPVLNQEAVRMAVKFGLAIEAEIAPYSVFARKNYFYPDLPKGYQISQFELPIVGNGHLDIDLDGVTKRIGVTRAHLEEDAGKSLHEDFHGLTGIDLNRAGTPLLEIVSEPDLRSAKEAVAYMRKLHELVRYLEICDGNMQEGSFRCDANVSVRPRGQAEFGTRAEIKNINSFRFVEKAINHEIERQIDLIESGGRVVQETRLYDANKDETRSMRGKEEANDYRYFPDPDLLPVEITEAFKDEVRATLPELPDAKKRRFIEQYGQDDESAATLTSSRQLADYYEALVEASGGEAKICTNWVTGDVLGALNKAGLEVGQCPVDAERLAGLLKRIADDTISGKIAKQVFEAMWQGQETADQIIESQGLKQITDTGAIEAIIDKIIADNPGQVEQYLGGKDKVFGFFVGQVMKEMQGKANPAEVNKILKTKLKR